The nucleotide window TTGCCGGCCAACTCGACCAACAGCCAGGGCACCCCGACCACCGCGCCGAGCAGCGCAACCAGTGCTGCGACGCCCTTGACCAAGCGCCCGGCCGCCCCGGTCCTGTCGGGCCCCGTGCGGTGCTGCCGTTGGGTGATCATGAGGGCACCACCCGGGCGGTGGCCTCGCCGGTCCCGGTCACCGAGTCGATACCGATCACGGACAGGAAGATGGTGCGGGCGGTGGCATGGGTGGTGACGATCACGGTCCCGCCTCGGATCTGCACCGATCCGCCCACCTGCGGACCGGGACCCGTTGCCGCGCCGGCGAGATAGTTCCGGGCTGCCGACCGTGCCGAACCGCCGGCCAGACCGGACGACTCGCCGGTGGCGAACGATCCCGACGCACCGGCGTCGGCTGCGGCTCGGGCGGCACCGGCGGCGACGGACTCCGCCCGGCTCACCGCTGCGGCCTTCTGCCCGCCGTCGACGACGAGACCGGCAACCAGGATGAGCGCCGCCGTCGCCACCAGCACGAACACGCTCAGCGCTTGGCCACGGGCATCTCCCCAGGTTCGACGCACAACGCTGCGGAGGGCTCCAAGGGATGCCCGGATGCCGGCGATCGTCATGTCTCATCGCTCCCGATAGGTGTCGATCACGGCCGAGGAACGCCCGGTCAGCCAGAGCGATCCCGGAAAGCCCGGTAGCAGGACGTCGCCGAATTCGACCCGGCACCGTACGACCCCGGTGACCGCGGCCGGCTGCCCGACCGGGGCCCTGAAGCCGCCGAGGTCGAAGCTGATCCGTCGCTGCGCGCAGTCCACGCCGTCGGTCTGCAGTTGCGCGTCGGCGGCAGCGGTCGCGGCCTCGGCGGCGCTGTCGATGCTGCGTTGGATCGACGCCGCCCGTGCACCGGAGTAGGCGGCCTCGGTCAGCGTCGAACGGACGAACCAGATCCGGGCACCGGCCACCACCAGTCCGAGCAAGATCATCAGCGCCGGTGCCAGGATGACCAGCTCGATTGCCGGCGACAGGCCGCGCTGATCGCTGCCGGCCCGCAGAGCACGCCCTGCGGCGACGATCGTCTTGTCCGGCGATGCTGTGTTCGGAGCCGTGTTGATCATGGTCTGGTCACCCGCTCCATCGGTGCGGTGGCGATCTCGGTGATCCGGCCGCGACCGATGTCGAAGATCAGCGGCGCCCGAGCCGACAGTTCCACCCGTACGTTGTCCCCGGAGCGATCGACCCGCAACCGGACGTCCCGCAGACCGCCCACCGCAGCGACCCGGAGCGCCGCCTCAGCCGCTGCGGATCGGTCGCCGTGGTAGTTGCGCGCCACGTCGGCGGCCGCATGCGCTGCTTCGGCGGCGACATTGCGTCCGTGCAGCCAGACACCTGCCTGCACGACGCCGAGCAGGCACAGCATCAGCAGCGGCGCGAGGACGGCGAACTGCAGACTCGTACTGAGCCCCCGTTCGTCGTCAACCGATCGTCCGCGGCGACTGCTGGTGATCATGATCATTGGCCCCAGCGGCAATCAGAACCCGGAGAGCTTCTTGGACACGAACGCCTTCACCGCGACGACGATCGCAGCGGCCACGGTAAGCGCTGCGGCCAGCAGGATCGCCACCTCGGTGGATTGGCTCAGCCCGCGCTGGGACTGGCGCGGGTCGGACCGCAGTGCGACGATCCAGCCGATGGCCAGCTCAAGGTAATGCTTCATGGGTAGGTGATTCCTTCCTCGGTGCTCTGTGTTCTCTGTCCGAAAAGTTGTGCCCGCGGTCAACTCGTCACCAGCCGGATCAGGGCGGGTATCAGGAAGATCAGCGCGAAGATGATCGACGGAATCGTCATGTAGACGGTCATCCCCTCCGATGCCGAGTTGGCCTCGCGCAGCGCGATGGTGAGGTTGGCGTCGCGAAGCTCGCGGACGCGGGCGCGCAGCACCCCGGACAGCGCCACGCCGCTCTCGTCGGTCTGCATTACGTCGGCCAGATCTCGCAGTTCCGGCAGATCAAGATCATCAGCGAGCCGGCGCAGCTCGATGAACGGCGGCTGCTGCTCCAGCCGAGCCCGTTCCAGCGCGGCCCGCAGCTGCCGGAACAGCGGCACGTCGGACAGGGCGGCGGCGTTCTGCAGTGCCTGGGTGCTGGAGGCGTTCGACAGCCGTTCCAGGGTGACCAGATCGATGTACATCAACAGTGCCGAGGCCGCGTCGCCACGGGTCGTCCTGGCCTCGCCGCGCAACATCAGGTCCGGCACGAAAAAGCCGGCGCCCGCACCGGCCAGACCGACCAGAACCGGCACCGGTGCGGCGATCGTGCCGCCCAGCAGTGCCCACAGTCCGGCCAGGATCGGCGGCACGGTCAATCCGATCAGCGCCCAGACGGCCTTGTCGGCATAGAACTCGCTGACCGAGCGGCCACGGATCCGCAGTGCCCGATGCTGGCCCGGCGTCAGCGGGATCGGAGATCGGCGATACACCCAGCTGCCGAACCGTTCCGATCTGGTCTGCGCGATCGGTTCGGCGGCTGCACCCCAGCGCTCGCCGGTGATCGTCCAGGGCCGGCTCAGCCGGGCAATGGTGTCGGCGAGGTGCGGAGTCGCCGGCACCAGCCCGGCGACGATCAACACCACGCCGCCGCTGAGCAGGATCCCGGAGAGCAGGATCATGCCGGCGTTCATCGCCCCGTCCCGAGCAGGATTCGCCGGCGGCGAGGTGGCAGAGCGCGTCGTCGCATCAACATCAGCGCGCCCAGATACAGCGCGGCCAGGATGGCGAGCAACAACTGCCCCAGCCCCGACTGGTACGGGGCGAAGTAGTCGCGGGCGAAGACGAACGCGATGGCCAGCGTGCCGAGCGTGATCACCGTGACCTGACGTACGACCAGGTACGGCTTGGCTCGCTCGGTCTCGATCTCTCGGCGGCCCTTGAGCTGTGCCTGGATCGAGTCTGCCAACTCCGACAGTGTCAGCGCGGCACCGTTGGCGCCACGGTTGGCGGCCAGGATCAGCGCCGCGATCACGGTGTCGGCGTCCGGGCTGTCCAGGTCGTCGGCGAATCGCATCAGCGCTTCCCGGCTGTCCCAGCGGTGGTTCAGACGGCTGATCAGCGAACTCAGCGGATCGCGGATCGTCTCCGGAGCGGTGCGGCCGGAGATCCGGATCGCATCCGGAATGGATTTGCCGGTAGGCAACGTCGCCGCCAGATTTCGTACCCAACGGTCGAGCGCCTCGAGCAGCACGACGTCACGGTCCTTCGGCGGGGTCAAGATCACCGGCAGGGTCCAGGCGATCGCCGGCAGCACCACGATCATCACCACCCAGCCGGAAAAGGCCGCGATCACGAATCCGGTCACCAGTGCCGCCAGCAGGATCAGATCCCGCCGCCGGCCGGCCGCTCCCGGTGGGCGGCGGCTGATCCGGACCCACAGTTGCCCGATCGACGGCCGTTCGCGCCGCGATCGAGGCGCCGGATCGACCGCGACCGGACGCCACCCGACGATCACCAGGACGACGCCGCCGATCAACAGCAGCCCGGCCCAGACGGCCACGAACGGTTCCATCAGCCGGCCGCCTCGATTCGATCCTCGCGGTCGCCATCCTCGCCCCGATCCGGCCTGGGACGAGTCTCGGAGGTTGGGGACCAGCCGGGCAGCGGCCGGTGGAAGGGGGCGAGTTCGGCCGCGAAGTCGGCGTCGGGGTAGAAGCCGGGAGGCTGGGCGCCGGTACCGTGCGAGCTGTAGGCCAGGTGGGTCACCGGCCGGCCGTTCTCGATCGACCGGGTGAGCGTACGGATCTCGGAGATCAGCCGGCGCCGGGTGCCGCCCTTCCAGGTTTCGTCGACCAGGCGGACGTAGATCAGCACGCCGATGTTCAGCGCGATCTGCCGATAGGCCTCGTCGATGGTCAGCACGCCGCCTTGCGCGACCCGGGCGGCGAGCCGATCCATGGTCGATTCGGCCGAGTGCGAGTGCGTCGTGGAGAGCGTGCCCGCCCCGGATTGCATCGCCTCGAACATCGCGAACGCCTCGCCGCCGCGGACCTCGCCGACGACGAGCCGGGCGAGGTTCTGCCGCAATGCCTCGGGAAAGAGCCGGGCGACGGTGAAGTTGCCCGTTTCCTCGGCGCCGTCGCGTTCGCCATGACCGACTCTCGCCTGCAACGCGAGGATGTTCTCCCGGCCCGGCTGCAGATGGGTCATCAATTCGTAGTCGGTCTCCAGGGTGCCGAACCGCTCGCCGGCCGGGATCGCATCGATCAGTCCGCGCAGCAGAGTTGTCTTGCCGGCACCCTGGTCGCCGGCGATCACCATCGACTTGCGGGCCAGTACCGCCGCGTCCAGGAACTGCGCCACCTCCAACGGCATCAGTCCGCCCCGCGCCAGGTCGGCCAGCGACGTACGGGTCAAGGTGTGCTGTCGAATCACGATGCTCGGCCGATAGGACAGCCCGAAGCCGATCGCGTGCAGCCGGAAGCGGTCCCCCAGCGCGAGCGTCATGGTCGGATGGCTGTCGTCGAAGGGCCGGCTCGGCCGGGCGTTCTCGCCGAGGAAGCGGATCGCATCGATCAGTTCCTCGTCGCTGTCCGCGACCGGAGGCAGCTTCTTGCGCCGGCCGTCGCCGTACTGCACCACCACCGAGTCCCAGCCGTGGATCTCGATGTTCTCGGCATCGTCGATCTCGAACAACGGTTGCATCCGGCCGTAGCCGAAGACGCTGTCCTCGAGTACGCGGACGTAATGCCGCTCGGTCTGCGGCGACCACAGCGCGGCTCCCTCGCGATGCAGCGCCCGCACGTGGGCGTTGACCACTCGGCCGATCACCGCCCGGCCCATCAACAGCCGGTCCTCGGCCGGCATCGCCCGCCCGTTCTCGGCCAGGTGAGCCTGGCTCTCTGCCGTGATCTGCTCGGAGGCCTGCTTGCGCAGTAACACCACCTGGGCCCAGTCGACCTCGTCGGACTGGGACCCGCCCGGAACATCGGACGCCGACCGGCCCGACCGCGCCGCCGATCGGTCCGCCGAGTCCGGCGGGCCGAGCCGCGAGCGGTGCGGCAGATCGCGTTCGGGCTGATGCCAGGTCCGGAGCCCGCTCCCCGGGTCGCCGGCAAGTGGCCGCGCCAGGATCGGAACCGCGTCCAGCGGAGGGGTCTTGGTCGCCTCGTCCACGGCCGCGCGGTCCTGCTCAGGCATCGCGATCACCGCCCGGCCACATCCCCGCCGAGAGCCAGCCGCCGGCGCCGATCGGCATCGGTTCCCGCGGATCCTCCAGCCGGGTCTGCCGCCGTCGGATCGTGGCGTTGAGATCGTCGACGGCGGCCTGCAGCGATCGCACCAGCGGAGACCGGTCGAATCGTCGAGGGCGGCGCGCTCCGTCGGAGAACACCCGCGCCGACTCCGGGTCGTCGGCGATCACCGACACCGCGGGCAGGCCGAGCTGCCGGGCGATCTCCCGCCGCCCGTACGGCTGGTTCTCACCCCGCAGGATCAGGCCGAGGTTCGGCTCGCCGGCACTGCGTTCTCGCAGGGTTGTCGCCGCGTTCCGCGCGGCCGCGACCGAGCGGAGATCCGAGGCCAGCATCAGCGCCACCAGATCCGCCCGGTCGACCAGTGGCTGGGGCAATCCCTGTGCGTCCATCCGGCCGGCGTCGAGCAGCACGTCGATGCCGGCTCTGCCGTAGTCGACCAGTGCGTCGGCGAGGTCGGCCCAGACCGATGAGAACAGCGCCGCGTTGGCCGGCCGGACGAACCCCGGGAGCAGCCTTCGGCTCGACGCGGCAGTCGAGTGGTCGGCGGCGTCGGCCTGCGCAGCGGGCTCGACCGCACCGGCAACCGGCTGATCGGTCAGCGGCACCGTTTCGTCACTGATCACCTCGACCAGGCGGCGGCGGTCGCGATGTGCCTCTGCGACCCGCTGCAGTCCCTTCTCGGTCGGCAACTGCCCGCGCAGATAACCGGCCAGTACGGCTTGAAAGGCACCCGGATCGGCGTCGACCAGAATCGCCGACCGATGCCAGGCGAGCGTCAGGCCGACCGCTGTGCTGGTGACTCCCGGCGATCCGGCGGCGGAGGTCAGCACGATCAGCGCCATCTCACCGCTCCGACTCGCGGATCACGACCACCCGGTCCTCGGCCGCGTACGCAGCCGCGTCGATCGCCTGTCGGGCGTCCAGTTCGATGTTCAGGTAGATGCCGTCGTCCAACCGCTCGGAGCTGACGACGGCGGCGGTGATGGTCGGGAGCTGATCGGACCCGGATGCCGGCTGAGCGGTCGCCACCGGTGGAGCTGCGGCGTCCGAATCGGCCGATCCGGCGCCGGCGGCCGACGCCGGCAGCACCACCAGTCGGATCGGACTGCCCGGGGTCAGAAAGCCACTGGGTGCGCGGCCGATCGCGACCCGAATGCCGACCACGCTCTTGCTCTTGGCCGGCGGCAGATTGTCGGTGGTGGCATCTGCCGGGAGCAGCGAGCCGGCGACCAGGTCGTAGGCGGCGACCTGACCGACCAGTGACGGCAACCGATCCGCCGGCACGGCCTGGGCCCCGCCGATGTCGCCGACCGAAACAACCGCCAGATCGTCGGCGCCGATCGTGGTCCCCCGCGTAACCGTATGCCGGATCGCCACCACCTGATGCGATTCGGAGAGCTGCGAATAGAGAAAGAACGAAGCCAGCGCACCCAGGCAGATCGCCACGATACCCAGCGCGATCCAGCGGGGATTTCGTCTGGTCCGGACGCGCGGTCCGACCGGCAGCTGCGGCACCGCGGCCGGCACCGTCGAGGTGTCCGGCATCCGTTCATCAATAGCCATCCTGGGGCCCTCCCATACTGCTCGGGCCCAGAGCCCGCCATTGCTCAGCGCCTGCCGATCCGTGGATCGAACAGGGGATCAAAGGATTGGTTGTGCCCGAACAGAATGTCAAGCGAATGCGGCTAATTGACGATTTCCAAAGGCCTTCTTCAAATTCAATGCCCGCAAAATTGGTGGTGAGGCTTGAGCCGCGATCGGGCGATGAGGACCGCATCATGCGGCCTCGGCGATCACGGCGGCGTGCGCGGCCAACTTGCGGATGGCCCTGCTGCAGCGGAAGCGAACCGTCTCGGCCGTCAGGCCGAATCGGCGGCCGGCCTCGGCGCTGGACAGGACCTCCACATAGACGCTGAGCAGCAGGTTTCGGGTCGCTTCGTCGATGAGCTCCAGCTCAGCCGCCGCTCGGAGCACCCGGCGGGCGTTCAGATCGGTTACCTCCTCGGTTCCCGATCGACCGAAGCCGGCCAGCTCCAATTCCCGGGCGGACAGCGGGAGAGTTGCGATCGAACCGGACGCGGTGGACGCGTCGCGAGTCACCTGCTTCAGGGTGTCCAGCGCGAGGTTGGCCGCTATCCGGCGTGGCCGATGCACCAGCGGGTAGCTGCCGATCCTCGCCCACAACTGGCCGACATAGTCCTCGATCCGATGGCGGTGATCGCGCCGCGCCATCGTCACCAGCTTGCCGAGCATGGTCTGCAGCACGATCCGGCCGGCCAGCTCACCGCCCGGCGAACGGCGCCGGACACCTGCCCCGAGATCGGCCGTGTCCTGTTGATGAATCACGATCAGGGCCGCCAGCACGGCATCCGGGTTGTCCCGAATCGCGGTCAGCACGTCGGCCGCGGTGCGGCAACCGGCCAACGCCGGATGCTCGGTGAGCCACCTCCGGATCTCGGCGCGGCTGTAGCTCGCCAGCCAGCGATCCTGATCGAACTGCGACCATTCGACATTCAGGGCATCGATGAGCGCGAAACGGGACGTACCCGGGCGCGCAGAGCGCGTCTCGACGACGCGCGCTGGGCGCGACTGATCGACGCACCTGGGGCGCGAGCCGCCCGCGGGTTGAGCGCGGCTGCCGACTGCTGACGTCACCGACATGGTGTCCTTCGTGGGTTGGCCGTTTCCGACCTACGTCACACTGCTCCCACGGTGTTGGCAGGAGTGTTGTCCGGCCCTGCGACGTTGTTGTCCGAGAAGCCGAGTTGTTGCCCGCTGCGGTCACCATGACTCGGCACCCCCGACTCTGCACCTGCTTGCAGTTCGTGCGCGAGAACACCGGGCTGTCGGCGGCTGCGGTCAGCCAAACGTCGGCCTGCCGAAACCCTTGGTTGAATCTGATCGCATCTGGCTGGATATTTCCGATCCGGGTGAGCAGGGTGATCGGTAGCGAAATTCGGGTGCCCTGGGGAGAGCGACCCGATTCGCCCATCAGTGGCCCAGGGGGGATGGGACCAACTGAAGGCCAGTTGCCGCTGTTCGTGATTCCGCCTCAGGCGAAGTGATCTCGGGCTCCGGTGGCTGATGACGTGGGTCGGCCCCCGCGATCAAGCGCCGGGGCCGACTCACCACGTACAGGACTCACCACGCACAGGGGGTCGACCGCCGATACGCGGCGATCGGGCCAAGCCGTGGCAGACTGTTCCAGGCCTCGCGCCAGCCCCGACCGGTACGTGGCGGGTCGCGGAGCCGCGGGCCGGGCGTTGTTCTTGATGACCGGTATGCCTTCCAGTAGTAGGACGAGGAGCGGAGCCGGGATGCCAGTTCAGGGCGCGCCGACGCAGACCGCCGTCTATCAGCAGTTCACCCCGCACCGGGTCGGACTACCCAACCTGATCGACTACTTCCGCAATCTGTGGCAGCGGCGCGAGTTCGCCGACGAGATGAGCCGGTCCCGGCTGCGTGGGGCCAACACCAACACCTTCTTCGGCCAGGCCTGGCTGCTGCTCGATCCGCTGCTGCAGGCAGCGGTCTACTTCCTGCTGATCATGCTGGTCCGCGGTGGTTTCCATCACCTCGATTCGGCCAAGCAGTTGATCGCGCACCTGACCGGATCGCTGTTCGCCTTCCGGATCGCGCAGACGGCGCTCAGCACCGGTGCGAAGTCGGTGACCACGGCCGGCAAGGTGCTGCTGAACACGAACTTCCCGCGGTTGCTCATTCCGCTCTCAGCCGTACGCACGACCTTCTTCCGCTTCCTGCCGACGATCCCGCTGTATCTGGCGATTCATCTGGTGGTCGGCGGGCCGTGGTCCTGGCGGATGTTGCTGTCGATCTACTTCCTGCTCTGCATCCTGGTCTTCTCGATGGGACTGGCCGCACTGGTGGCCACGGTGAACGTCTACTTCCGCGACACCGCCAGCTTCCTGCCGTACCTGTCGCGGCTATGGATGTACATGTCGCCGATCCTGTGGCTGCCGACCCAGCTGGATCGCTATCCGGCACTGCTGCAGAGCGTGATCCAGCTCAATCCGATGTTCAGCATGCTCGGCGGGTACTCCGAGTTGTTGCAGAAGTCGAATTGGCCCGACCCGTACATGTGGTTCAGCAGCGCCGGTTGGGCGCTCGCGACGATGGTCGTAGGATTCCTGTTCTTCATCTCCAGGGAGCGTGATTTCGCTGTCCGTGTCCTCTGAGTCACCGGACCGGCCGAACGACCCGTCGGCCCGCTCCGGCGAGGTCCGCCCGCGTCGCGCCCTGGCTTCCGATCAGCAGGAACCGGCCTCGCCGCCGACCCCCGTCCGGTTGCCCGCCCGGTCGGCGTCCGACGGACCGCGCCGTGGAGCCACGCCGTCGCCGGCCGATGATGCGGATACCCAGATCTGGCGTTGGACCGACGCGCCTGATGCCTCGATCCAGGAAGCTGACCGGACCGGTCATCGCCCTGTCGAGGGCAGGCGGACGGCCTCCGGGGCCGAAGACGCCGGATCGGAGACTGCCGGACGGGCCGAATCCGCCGGGGCCGAAGCCGCCGAGGCCGTGCCCGCCAAGCCCGCACAACCGAAGCCGGCACAGGCCACAGCAGCCCAGGCCGAGCAACCGCAGGCCAAGCAGGCCCCAGGCAAGCAGGCCCAAACCAAGAACCGGCAGCCGAAACCCGCCCAGGGCAAGGGCGCCCAGGGCAAGGGCGGACAGGCCAAGCCCGGGCAGGGCAAGGGCGGCAAGGCGAAGGCAGGGCAGCAGACCAAGCAGGCCGCACTGCCCACCCGGCGGAAGAAGTTCCGCGTGCTGCAGGGCATGGGACCGATGGAGCCCCGGCCGGAGATTCCGGACCAGTCCCACCTGCCGCCGGAGCAGCGGACGGACCTCGCGGTCCGCGTCAACGACCTGTACGTGAACTACCGCACCAGCTTCGAGAAGAAGCCGACGCTGCGGCAGGCACTGATGCGATTCGGCCGCGGTCAGCGGGCGGTTCGCGAGGTGGAGGCGCTCAAGGGGATCAGCTTCGAGGTCCGCACCGGCACCTCGATGGGAATCATCGGCGCCAACGGCGCCGGCAAGTCCACCCTGATGCGAACGATGTCGGGCATCCTGTCGCCGACCAAGGGCAGCGTCGAGGTCTGGGGCCAGGCCAGCACCCTGCTCGCGCTCGGCGTCGGCTTCAACAACAACCTGTCCGGCCGGGAGAACATCATCCTCGGCGGACTCGCGGCCGGCCTGTCCCGCGAGGAGGTCGAGGAACGCGCCAACGAGATCGCCGAATGGACCGAGCTCGGTGACTTCATCGACATGCCGATGCGCAGCTACTCCTCCGGCATGTTCTCCCGGGTCTCGTTCTCGGTGGCCGTGCACATGGAACCGGACATCCTGATGATCGACGAGGCGCTGTCCACCGGCGACGCGCACTTCCGCGAGAAGGCCAGCGCCAAGATGGCCGAGCTGCGGTCCAAGGCGCGGGCGATGTTCCTGGTCAGCCACGGGTTGGGTTCGATCAAGGAACTCTGCGATGAGGCGATCTGGATCGACAAGGGTCACCTGAAGAAGGCGGGCAAGCCCGACGAGGTGGTCGAGGCCTACCTCGACTTCATGCAGGCGAAGCGCTCGGCCACCACCCTCGAAGACATCTGAGCCGCCTGCGCCGAAACGCACGACTCGTACGCCGACCGTCCCCGGCTCAGCCCTCGGCGAGCCGCTTGTCCAGGAAGAACTTCAGGTCGCCGGTCTCGCCGTCCTTGCCGCCGCGTCCGACCACCATCGGCGGCGGGCTCGGCTGCAGTCGTACGCCGCGGAGCCGTTCGGCCAGGCCGCCGGGCACCACCAGCTGGTAGTAGCCGCCGTCGGTGCCGATGGCGATGCTGTGATCGCGGCGCAGATACCAGCCCGCCCGGTCCGTCTTCACCTGCTGGCCGGACAGCAGCCGGGCCCGCAACGGTTCGGCCGCGATCCCGGCCGAGTTCGTGGCCGCGACGAAGTCGTCGATCAGCTGCTGCGCACGGGCAGCCTCGGCCCGGCGCGCGCCGGCTGCCAGCTCGGCCCGTCGGGCGGCGTCATCGGCTCGTGCCACCCCGCGATCCTACGGCCGAGGTCGGCGAGCCAGGTTCGGCGGCAAAGGATTGGCTGAGTACGGCCGTACCGCGATCTCATCCGCGGTTCACACCGATTCATTAGACTGCCCCAAGCTCGGGGGACCGGCCGCACCCTGTCCAGCGAGCACTCCTGGGGCGGCACGGCCGCACGTGGCCCGTGCGCCCCAACCCCTGACCACGAAACCAGAGGATGATTCATGTCATCGAGCACGCCGCCCGACGACCAAGGCCTCGACCTGTTCGAGCGCGACGACTCCGCTCCGGCTCCCCGTCGGGCGCCTCGCCGGCGCTGGCCGAAGCGGCTGCTGATCACCCTGCTCGCGGTGGTCGTGGTGGTGGTCGCCGCCGGCGTCATCTACGCGTTGTCGATCGAGCGCAGCATCACCGGCAATCTGAAGCACAGCGACAACCTGCCGCCGGACACCCCGACTGCGGCCGGTCAGTCGCCGCGGCCGGAGAAGCCCAGCAACGACAAGTCGCTGAACTTCGTCCTGATGGGCTCCGACAGCCGCGACCCGAACAACATGCAGGACAACGGCCGCAGCGACACGCTGATGATCCTGCATCTGGACGCGGACCGGAAGAACGCCTACATCGTGTCCTTCCCCCGCGACATGTACGTGCCGATCCCCGGCCACGGCAAGAGCAAGATCAACGCCGCGTACTCCTGGGGCGGGCCGCAGCTGGCGGTCTCCACCCTGGAGCAGTTGACCGGCACTCGGATGGATCACGTCGCCCAGGTCAACTTCGAGGGCTTCATCAACCTGACCGACACCCTCGGCGGCGTCACGGTGACCAACAAGTACGCGTTCAAGTCGCACGGCTACGACTACCCCAAGGGCAAGATCACGTTGCAGGGCGAGAAGGCGCTGTGGTTCGTCCGCGAACGCCATCACCTGCCTAACGGTGATCTCGACCGGTCCGCGAACCAGCGCAAGGTCGTCCAGGCGATCATGGCCAAGGGCCTGAGTAGTTCGACGATCAGCAACCCGCTGAAGTTCAACAGCTTCGTCTCCGGAGTCGCCAAGGACGTCACCGTGGACAACGGTCTGACCAGCAGTGAGATCCGCAACGTCGCCCTGTCGCTGCGGCTGTCGCCCAGCAACATCGAGCAGATCCAGGCCCCGGTCAGCGGCTTCGCCAACGTGTCCGGCGTGGGCAGCATCGACGTCGTCGACCAGGCCAAGATGAAGGAACTGGCGAAGGATC belongs to Microlunatus elymi and includes:
- a CDS encoding TadE/TadG family type IV pilus assembly protein is translated as MINTAPNTASPDKTIVAAGRALRAGSDQRGLSPAIELVILAPALMILLGLVVAGARIWFVRSTLTEAAYSGARAASIQRSIDSAAEAATAAADAQLQTDGVDCAQRRISFDLGGFRAPVGQPAAVTGVVRCRVEFGDVLLPGFPGSLWLTGRSSAVIDTYRER
- a CDS encoding TadE/TadG family type IV pilus assembly protein produces the protein MITSSRRGRSVDDERGLSTSLQFAVLAPLLMLCLLGVVQAGVWLHGRNVAAEAAHAAADVARNYHGDRSAAAEAALRVAAVGGLRDVRLRVDRSGDNVRVELSARAPLIFDIGRGRITEIATAPMERVTRP
- a CDS encoding type II secretion system F family protein; this translates as MEPFVAVWAGLLLIGGVVLVIVGWRPVAVDPAPRSRRERPSIGQLWVRISRRPPGAAGRRRDLILLAALVTGFVIAAFSGWVVMIVVLPAIAWTLPVILTPPKDRDVVLLEALDRWVRNLAATLPTGKSIPDAIRISGRTAPETIRDPLSSLISRLNHRWDSREALMRFADDLDSPDADTVIAALILAANRGANGAALTLSELADSIQAQLKGRREIETERAKPYLVVRQVTVITLGTLAIAFVFARDYFAPYQSGLGQLLLAILAALYLGALMLMRRRALPPRRRRILLGTGR
- a CDS encoding CpaF family protein, with amino-acid sequence MPEQDRAAVDEATKTPPLDAVPILARPLAGDPGSGLRTWHQPERDLPHRSRLGPPDSADRSAARSGRSASDVPGGSQSDEVDWAQVVLLRKQASEQITAESQAHLAENGRAMPAEDRLLMGRAVIGRVVNAHVRALHREGAALWSPQTERHYVRVLEDSVFGYGRMQPLFEIDDAENIEIHGWDSVVVQYGDGRRKKLPPVADSDEELIDAIRFLGENARPSRPFDDSHPTMTLALGDRFRLHAIGFGLSYRPSIVIRQHTLTRTSLADLARGGLMPLEVAQFLDAAVLARKSMVIAGDQGAGKTTLLRGLIDAIPAGERFGTLETDYELMTHLQPGRENILALQARVGHGERDGAEETGNFTVARLFPEALRQNLARLVVGEVRGGEAFAMFEAMQSGAGTLSTTHSHSAESTMDRLAARVAQGGVLTIDEAYRQIALNIGVLIYVRLVDETWKGGTRRRLISEIRTLTRSIENGRPVTHLAYSSHGTGAQPPGFYPDADFAAELAPFHRPLPGWSPTSETRPRPDRGEDGDREDRIEAAG
- a CDS encoding SAF domain-containing protein; this translates as MAIDERMPDTSTVPAAVPQLPVGPRVRTRRNPRWIALGIVAICLGALASFFLYSQLSESHQVVAIRHTVTRGTTIGADDLAVVSVGDIGGAQAVPADRLPSLVGQVAAYDLVAGSLLPADATTDNLPPAKSKSVVGIRVAIGRAPSGFLTPGSPIRLVVLPASAAGAGSADSDAAAPPVATAQPASGSDQLPTITAAVVSSERLDDGIYLNIELDARQAIDAAAYAAEDRVVVIRESER
- a CDS encoding RNA polymerase sigma factor; this encodes MAGCRTAADVLTAIRDNPDAVLAALIVIHQQDTADLGAGVRRRSPGGELAGRIVLQTMLGKLVTMARRDHRHRIEDYVGQLWARIGSYPLVHRPRRIAANLALDTLKQVTRDASTASGSIATLPLSARELELAGFGRSGTEEVTDLNARRVLRAAAELELIDEATRNLLLSVYVEVLSSAEAGRRFGLTAETVRFRCSRAIRKLAAHAAVIAEAA
- a CDS encoding ABC transporter permease, with protein sequence MPVQGAPTQTAVYQQFTPHRVGLPNLIDYFRNLWQRREFADEMSRSRLRGANTNTFFGQAWLLLDPLLQAAVYFLLIMLVRGGFHHLDSAKQLIAHLTGSLFAFRIAQTALSTGAKSVTTAGKVLLNTNFPRLLIPLSAVRTTFFRFLPTIPLYLAIHLVVGGPWSWRMLLSIYFLLCILVFSMGLAALVATVNVYFRDTASFLPYLSRLWMYMSPILWLPTQLDRYPALLQSVIQLNPMFSMLGGYSELLQKSNWPDPYMWFSSAGWALATMVVGFLFFISRERDFAVRVL
- a CDS encoding ABC transporter ATP-binding protein; this encodes MSSESPDRPNDPSARSGEVRPRRALASDQQEPASPPTPVRLPARSASDGPRRGATPSPADDADTQIWRWTDAPDASIQEADRTGHRPVEGRRTASGAEDAGSETAGRAESAGAEAAEAVPAKPAQPKPAQATAAQAEQPQAKQAPGKQAQTKNRQPKPAQGKGAQGKGGQAKPGQGKGGKAKAGQQTKQAALPTRRKKFRVLQGMGPMEPRPEIPDQSHLPPEQRTDLAVRVNDLYVNYRTSFEKKPTLRQALMRFGRGQRAVREVEALKGISFEVRTGTSMGIIGANGAGKSTLMRTMSGILSPTKGSVEVWGQASTLLALGVGFNNNLSGRENIILGGLAAGLSREEVEERANEIAEWTELGDFIDMPMRSYSSGMFSRVSFSVAVHMEPDILMIDEALSTGDAHFREKASAKMAELRSKARAMFLVSHGLGSIKELCDEAIWIDKGHLKKAGKPDEVVEAYLDFMQAKRSATTLEDI
- a CDS encoding LCP family protein, coding for MSSSTPPDDQGLDLFERDDSAPAPRRAPRRRWPKRLLITLLAVVVVVVAAGVIYALSIERSITGNLKHSDNLPPDTPTAAGQSPRPEKPSNDKSLNFVLMGSDSRDPNNMQDNGRSDTLMILHLDADRKNAYIVSFPRDMYVPIPGHGKSKINAAYSWGGPQLAVSTLEQLTGTRMDHVAQVNFEGFINLTDTLGGVTVTNKYAFKSHGYDYPKGKITLQGEKALWFVRERHHLPNGDLDRSANQRKVVQAIMAKGLSSSTISNPLKFNSFVSGVAKDVTVDNGLTSSEIRNVALSLRLSPSNIEQIQAPVSGFANVSGVGSIDVVDQAKMKELAKDLRKDNLDAYVKKYPKG